The DNA sequence CATCGACGCCAGCTTGCGGCCCCGCTCACTGGGCGAGTTCATCGGTCAGCCACGGGTGCGCGAGCAGCTGCAGCTGGTGCTCGAGGGCGCCAAGAACCGTGGCGGCACCCCCGACCACATCCTGCTGTCCGGTCCGCCCGGGCTGGGCAAGACCTCGCTGGCGATGATCATCGCCGCCGAACTGGGCTCGTCGCTGCGTGTCACGTCGGGCCCGGCACTCGAACGAGCCGGGGATCTGGCCGCGATGCTGTCGAATCTCGTCGAACACGACGTGCTGTTCATCGACGAGATCCATCGCATCGCCCGGCCCGCCGAGGAGATGCTGTACCTGGCGATGGAGGACTTCCGCGTCGACGTGGTGGTCGGCAAGGGACCGGGTGCCACCTCGATCCCGCTGGAGGTGGCACCGTTCACGCTGGTCGGCGCCACCACCAGGTCCGGGGCTCTCACCGGTCCACTGCGGGACCGCTTCGGTTTCACCGCGCACATGGACTTCTACGAGCCCACCGAACTGGAGCGGGTGCTGGCCCGGTCGGCGGGCATCCTCGGGATCGAGCTGGGCGCCGAAGCCGCCGCCGAGATCGCCCGCCGCTCCCGGGGCACCCCGCGCATCGCGAACCGGCTCCTGCGCCGCGTGCGCGACTACGCCGAGGTGCGTGCCGACGGAGTCATCACCCGCGACATCGCCAAATATGCGCTCGAGGTCTACGACGTCGACGAGCTCGGCCTCGACCGCCTCGACCGGGCGGTGCTGACCGCGCTCACCCGCAGCTTCGGCGGCGGACCGGTGGGGGTGTCCACGCTCGCGGTGGCCGTGGGGGAGGAAGCCACCACCGTCGAGGAGGTGTGCGAACCGTTCCTGGTGCGGGCGGGCATGATCGCGCGGACCCCCCGGGGACGGGTGGCCACGGCGCTGGCCTGGACGCATCTGGGAATGACGCCGCCGAGCGGAGCCGTGGGGCTGGGGCAGGGCGGGCTGTTCGACTAGCTGTCCCCACCACCGCGGCGAGGCACGGACCGATGGTGACGATCTGAGCGGGATGTGCAGCTCGTACCGGTTGCGGCGGGGTTATGGCCGCCCCGGCACGGGTATCCGCTGCGCATATCCGAGGAGGAGAATCATGGTCGACACACCCACCCGCAGTCGCGGCGGCGCGCTGCACATTCCCCGCAGTCGCGGTGCCGCCAGCGGGCTTCTGGTCATCGTTCTGGGTCTGTGGGGCGCACTGGTGCCCTTCATCGGGCCCTACTTCAATTTCGCCTTCAGCCCCGACCAGGCGTGGACCTGGACGGCGGGTCGCGGCTGGCTGGAGGTGCTGCCCGGCGCGGTCGCCGTGGTCGGCGGATTCCTGATGCTGACGTCACGCAACCGCGCCACCGCCATGCTCGGTACGTGGATGGCGATCGTCGCCGGGGCGTGGTTCGTGGTCGGGCGTGCGCTGGCCGGCCCGCTGGGACTCGGTGAGGTCGGTGTGCCGGTGGCCTCCACCGAGGCCCAGCGAGTGTGGCTGGAGCTGACCTACTTCTACGGACTCGGCGCGGTCATCGTGTTCCTGGGTGCGCTGGCGTTGGGACGGCTGTCGGTGCGCAGCACGCGCGACATCGCCTACGCGGAGACCCGTGCTCACGCCGTGGCCGACCGTGACGCCGTGGCCGACCGTGACGCCGTGGCCGACCGTGACGCCGTGGCCGACCGCGACGCCGAGGTCACCACGCACCACGGCGGGGCTGCCGCTCACAAGCCATCGGCGCGGGAGCGGCTGTCGTCGTTGTTCGGACGCCGGGGCCGGCGTGACGACCACAAGCTAGCGGTCTAGCAGGCCGAGCAGCCGCAGATCGCTGACGTACTTGGCGATGATGTCGCGCGAGACGTGCGGGATGTCTTTGTCGGGGCCGATCTTGGCTTCCTGCACGGCCGCCCGGAACCGGTCGGTGGGCGCCACCGACCCGCGCAGGGGCGTCTCGGGATGCTGGTAGTTGTGCAACAACGGCAGCAATGACCCCTGGCGCTGGCGTTCCGGCAGTGCGCGCATCGCCGTCTCGAACCGAGTCAGCCACATTTGGTACCCGCCGATGCGGCGCACCGGCGCGCCGGAGTCGATGAGCCAGTCGACGAACTCGTCGAGTCCGATGCCGTCGTCGTAGGGGTTCATCACGTGGTAGGTCTCGAAGGCCGAGCCGGTGAGCGGGCCGAGGGTCGAGATCGCCTCGGCGATGAATTCCACTGGCAGACCGTCGTAGTGGGCGCGTTGTCGGCGACCCTCGGCGTCGAGTTCGTAGAACGAGTCGGGTGCGATACCGGTGGCGACCAGACTGAGCATCAGCCGGGTGAACATGTCGGGCAGATTCAGCTGGCCGGCGTAGCTGGTGTCGGCGAGGATCATGTCGCAGCGGAACACCGAGACCGGCAGTCCGAACTGCTCGTTGGCCTCCCGCAGCAGCACCTCTCCGGCCCATTTGCTGTTCGAGTAACCGTTGGCGTATCCGGTGGCGAGGTCGTCGTCGACAGCGCGGGTCGCGCTGATCTGCCGGATGTCGCCGTCCTCGGTGAACCGGCCGGGCTCGATCCCGACGGCAACGCCGATGGTCGAGGTGTAGACGAACGGCTTGAGCTTGCTGGTGAGGGCGAGCTTGATCAGCTCCGCCGTGCCGACGACGTTGGGGCCGAACAGCTCCCGGTACGGCAGCACATGGTTGACCAGTGCCGCCGGGTCGACGATGAGGTCCACGGTGTCGGCCAGGCGCTGCCACGTCGACGCATCCAGCCCGAGGTCGGGCTCGCCCTTGTCGCCGGCGAGCACCTCGAGGTGGCCGTCGGCCATCTCGAGGTAGTGCGCCAGCAGGTCGGGATCCCCGCTGTCGAAGGTCCGGTCGAGCCGGTCGCGGGCTGCGGTGTCGTCCCGGCCGCGAACCAGACAGATCACGGTGCCGCCCACCAGCTGCATCCGTTGCAGCCAGTCCAACGCCAGGTAGCGGCCGAGGAATCCGGTGGCACCGGTGAGCAGCACCGTCCGGATCTGCGCGCTCGGGCCGGGCAGCGCCGTAGCGGCGGCCAGGGTCGGAGCATCGAGGAACCGGTCCAGCGTGAGGTCGCGGGCGTGCGCCTGTGGTGCGCCCGCGCCGTGCACCGATGCGAAGGTGGGTCGGGTACCACCTGGCTCCCGCACGGCATCGATGTAGGCGGCGAGCGCGGCGAGGTCATTGGCCGGGCTGACGATCACCGACACCGGAACCTCGACGTCGAAGACGTCGGCCAGCAGATTGGCGAACGTCAGGGCCGACAGCGAGTCACCCCCGAGCTCGGTGAAGTGGGCGTCGGGGGCGATGTCGGTCGACGTCGCGCCCAACAGCGCTGCCGCGGCGCGAACAACCGTGTCCTGCACCGGGCCCTGGCCGCCATCGCGCCGCAACGACTGCAACTCGTCGGACTGCTCGGCCGCCAGCTCGGCGTACAGCGTCTCGAGCTGGTCGCCGTACCGCTCTTTCAACTTGGGCCGGGCCAGCTTGCGGATACCGGTGAGCATCCCGTTCTCGGTGGTCCACGGCGTCGTCTCGATCAGGAAGTCGCGAGGTATCTCGAACGACTGCAGGCCGCCGGTCCGCGCCACCTCGTGAAGCGATTCTGCGACAGCTGATTTCGGATCCGAAGCAGCCAATGCTTCTTCGGTCGGCACGACCACGGCAAGTAGATACGGGCGGGCACTGTTGCCGTAGAGATAGATCTGGCGGATCAACGGGCTGTCGGTGAAGCCGGCCTCCAGTGCCGACACCGCGACGAACTCGCCCTGGGAGAGCTTCACGACGTTGTTGCGCCGGTCGAGATAGACCAGGTGGTCGGGTCCGACCTCGGCGACGATGTCGCCGGTGCGGTAGTAGCCGTCGGCGTCGAACATTGCCGCGGTCACCTCCGGCCGTCGGTAGTACCCGGGAATCAGCGTTTCGGACTTGACCAGCAACTCCCCGCGGGGATACGGGCGGTCGGTGTGGAAGTAGCCGAGCTCGGGCACGTCGAGCAGTGTGTAGTCCGACACCGGTGGCCGCTGGACCTGTCCGTCGACGAACACCGCGCCCGCTTCGGTGGACCCGTAGCCGTCGACGAGGTGGATGCCGAGCAGCTCCTCGGCGAACGCGGTCATCTCGGGTGACAGGGGAGCGGACCCGGTCATCGCGGTCACGTAACGACCGCCGAGCACCTCGGTGCGCATCTGCGCGAACACGGCGGCGGCGTCGTGGTCGGCTCGCTTGCCCAGGATCGTGTCGAACTCGTTTCTGATCGTGTCCCAGATCCGTGGCACGAACGACAACTGGGTGGGACGGACCAGCGCGAGGTCCTCGAGGAAGGTCGAAAGATCGCTGCGCGCAGAGAAATACGCGGTCCCACCCGCACCCAGGGTGCCGTAGAGCAGGCCGCGCCCCATCATGTGGCTCATCGGCAGGAAGTTCAGGGTGATCGAGGGCGCGGAACTGTGATCGCCCCAGTTCGCGCGGAAGGACTGTCGCCAGGCGCCCGCCGCCAACCGCTCGGGATACATCGCTCCCTTCGGTGCGCCCGTACTTCCCGAGGTGTAGATGAGCAGGGCGAGCGGGTTGTCGTCGGTCGCGATGGTGGGGGTGCGGGGCGGCAGGTCGGCGCCGCGTTGCACGAGATCACCGATCGTCGTGAGCTCCACGGTGTTGGCGCTGTTCTGGCGGAGGGTGTTTCGCGCAGCGGCTACCTCTTCGCGGTGGTCGTCGAGCTCGAGGCGCGCGTCGAAGACGATGATCCGCGAGACGGTGGGAGTGGTGAGGGCCAGTTCGACGGCGTCGCCGAGATGGTCGACGGCAGAGGCGATGAGCACGGGTTCGGTTTCGGCGACGATGGGTGCCAGCGCCGAGAGTGCTGAGCTGGTCTGCAGCGGGACCGAAACCGCACCGATCGTCGCCAGCGTCATGTCGATGGTCGTGTAGTCCACGCTGGTGAAGCCCAGTAGCGCGACCCGGTCGCCCGCAGCGACGTCGTCGAGCGCCGCAGCCAGCGCGCCGATGCGCCGGGACAGTTCTCCGTAGGTGACGGTGTCGAAATGGGGCAGCAGCCGCGGGGTGATCCGGCCGCTCTGCGGGTCAGTGGTGAATTCGATGGCGCGTTGACCCAGTGCGGGCCGCTCGGCGTAGCCGTCGAGGACGGTCGCGATGATGTCGGGCAGTCGCATGTCGGGTCGATCGAGGGCCGACGAGACCGCCTCGTCGGGCATCGCGGCGGCGAATTGCGGATCGGTGGAGCGCAATTCGGTGATGCGGTCAACGATCTGCGGGTCAGGGTCGTGGTGTGTCATCAAGCATCCTCGAAGCGAATCTGGGACATCGGGGGCGCGTCGTTGCGTCTGCCAAAAACTACGTTAGTAAAACTAAATGTATTCCAGTCAGGGGCCGGCAGGGGCTGTCAATGTGCTGTGCATGGGTCGCCGACAAGGTCTCTGCGCATCACCGCGCCGGATGTCCGGCCCGTCTTGCCGGGTACTCTTGTATAGAACAGCTAATTAATGTGATCTGACTCACGGAAGGAGAGTGGCGATGAGCGGGCAGCCGCGGTCCCGGCGATTGGCGCAGCTGGTCGAGGCACGCTCGAACGGCGCCGGATGCGACGACGCAGCCGCCGTCGTCCTCGGGCCGCAACGATGCGCGCTCTACGCCGCTCTCGGCGTCCCGCAGCGCGACTGGTGGCCATTGGCGCGCTGGGCCGACAGGGCCGCCACCGGTGAGGTCCGCGCCGCCCTACATGCCTACGCCGACGTCCTGGTGGCCGACCGCTGCCGGTTGCCGGGCGACGACGTGGTCTCCGACCTCATCGCGTACGACGCCGACGGTGACGCGCTCACCGCCGACGAGATCCGTGACATCGTCACCGCACTTCTCGCCGCCGACGAGTCGGCGGTGTTCGATCAGCCGGTGTAGGCCATCACATGCTTGATGCGGGTGTAGTCCTCGAGTCCGTACATGGACAGGTCCTTGCCGTGTCCGGACGATTTGAAGCCGCCGTGCGGCATCTCGGCGACCAGCGGGATGTGCGTGTTGATCCACACGCAACCGAAGTCCAGCGCATTGGACACCCGGATGGCCCGTGACACGTCCTTCGTCCACACCGACGAGGCCAGGCCGAATTCGACGCCGTTCGACCAGGCGATCGCCTCGTCTTCGTCGCCGAACGACTGAACCGTGATGACCGGGCCGAAGATCTCCTGCTGGATCATCCGGTCGTCCTGGCGCAGGCCCCCGACGACGGTCGGCTCGACGTAGAAGCCCTTGTCGCCCTGGCGGTTACCACCGACGGCCACCGTTGCATGGGCCGGGACGTCCTCGAAGAAGGACAGCACGCGCTCCATCTGGTTGACGTTGTTGACCGGGGGAACCCAGGCGTCCTCGTCGTCGGCGGGCCGGCCGAACGTCGTCGTCGCACCCTTGGCCTGCTCGGCCAGGGCTGCGGTCAGGTCAGCGGCGATCGACGCCGAGGCCAACACCCGCGTCGCGGCCGTGCAGTCCTGGCCGGCGTTGAAATAGGCTGCGGTGGCGATGCCCTCTGCGGCCGCGGCGATGTCGGCGTCGTCGAAGACGACGACCGGTGCCTTGCCGCCCAATTCCAGGTGCGTGCGTTTCAGGTTGCCCCCGGCGCTGACCGCGACGGCCTTGCCCGCGGCCACCGAACCGGTGATCGCCACCATCTCCGGTGTCGGGTGCGCCACCAGATTGGACCCGGTGACGCGATCGCCGGTCACGACGTTGAGCACCCCGGCCGGCACATGCTTGGCCATGAGTTCGGCCAGCATCACCGTCGTCACCGGGGTGGTGTCACTGGGTTTGATCACCACCGTGTTACCGGCCGCGAGCGCCGGGCAGATCTTCCAGATGGCCATCATCATCGGGTAGTTCCACGGCGCGACCTGACCGATCACGCCGACGGGTTCGCGGCGGATCCAGGACGTGTGGTCGGCCATGTACTCGCCGGCCGACTTCCCCTCGAGCACCCGCGCCGCCCCGGCGAAGAACCGGATCTGATCGACCATCGCGGGGATTTCCTCGGCCATGGTGACGTGGTTGGGCTTGCCGCAGTTGCGGCCTTCAGCGGCGACCAGGTCCTCGGCGGCCTTCTCCACGTCCTCGGCGAAGTCCAGCAGGGCCTTCTGCCGCTGGCCGGGGGTGGTCTTCTTCCAGTCCTTGAACGCCTTGGCGGCCGCGGCGTAGGCGGTGTCGATGTCCTGCTCGTTGGACACCGGTGCGGTGCCGTACTGCTCGCCGGTGCTCGGGTCGATCAGCGGCATGGTGGCACCGCTCGACGAGTCGACCCGCTGGCCGTCGATGAAGTTCTGAACCGTGGTCATGGATTTCTCCCTAATCGTTGGGCGGTCGCGGCGTTCTACAGGTCGCGCAGAATCAGTTCGAGGACGTCGAGCGCCTCGCGCAGGAGTTCGTCGCTGATGCTCAGCGGCGGCAGGAACCTCAGCACGTTGCCGAACGTGCCGCACGACAGCACGATCACCCCGGCCTGGTGGGCGGCAGCGCACAGCGCGCGGGTCAGCTCCGCGTCCGGCTCGGTGGTGCCTGCCTTGACCAGTTCGACCGCGATCATCGCCCCGCGGCCGCGCACGTCTCCGATGCGGTCGTCCTCGGCCTGCAGACGGAACAGCGTGTCCTTCATCAACGACTCGATCTGGGCCGCGCGTGCGACCAGGCCGTCGGCCTCGATGGTCTCGATGGTGGCCAATGCGGCCGCGCAGGCCACCGGATTGCCGCCGTAGGTGCCGCCCAGTCCGCTGACGTGCGGGGCGTCCATGATCTCGGCGCGTCCGGTCACCGCCGACAGCGGCATCCCGTCCGCGATGCCCTTCGCGGTCACGATCAGATCCGGGACGATTCCTTCGTGCTCGCAGGCGAACATCGCCCCGGTGCGCGCGAAGCCGGTCTGCACCTCGTCGGCGATGAACACGACGTCGTTGGCGCGGCACCAGGCCAACAGTGTGGGCAGGAAGCCCTCGGCGGGGACGATGAACCCGCCCTCGCCCTGGATCGGCTCGATGACGACCGCGGCCAGGTTCGCCGCGCCGACCTGCTTGTCGATCACGGTGATCGCCCGGCGCGCGGCCAACTCGCCGTCGGTGGCCAGTTCCTTGCCGAACTCGGCGTCGCGGAACGGGTAGGACAGCGGAGCCCGGTAGACCTCGGGTGCGAACGGGCCGAAACCGTGCTTGTAGGGCATCGACTTGGCGGTCAGCGCCATCGTGAGGTTGGTACGCCCGTGGTAGGCGTGGTCGAACGCCACCACCGCCTGTTTGCCGGTGTAACTGCGGGCGATCTTGACGGCGTTCTCGACGGCTTCGGAGCCGGAGTTGAACAGCGCGGAGCGTTTCTCTTCGCTTCCCGGTGTGAGCCGGTTGAGGGATTCGGCGACCGCGACGTACCCCGCGTAGGGCGTGACCATGAAACAGGTGTGGGTGAAGTTCGCGGCCTGGTCGCTGACGGCCGCGACGACCCGAGGGGAGGCGTTGCCGATCGTGGTGACCGCGATTCCGGAGCCGAGGTCGATGAGCCGGTTGCCGTCGACGTCCTCGACGATGCCGCCGAATGCCCGCGCCGCGTACACAGGCATGGTGGTGCCGACGCCGCGGGAGACCGCTGCGTTCTTGCGGGCGATCAGCTCCGAGGACCGGGGACCCGGGATGGCGGTGGCGAGATGCCGACTCTGCTCCACGGTGCTCACTGGTGACCTCCCTGATGTTCCGCTGCAGAAAGTGCAAAGACCTCGACGACCGCCGCTGGGTAGAGCCTAGCCGCTGGATGCACTGATCCGTCGCGAACCCTGCCAGCTTATGACGAGATCAGATGTGTTGCGCGCTGAGTGCGACTGATTCCGTCGCCTTCGGTGGTCGTCGGTGCGCACGCTGCCGGAACAGGCCCGTGACACTGGCCGGGCGCGGGCGCCCCCGCGTGGCGAGCGGCCCCGTCCGCAGTACCCGGGGGCGAAATGCGTGGTCGCCCGCAATGGCACACTGGTCAACGAATTCGCACCCGAATGCCTCGATACGAAAGACTGTCTCCTCATGGATCTGCTCGTCTTCCTGCCCCTGCTCATCATCATGGGCGCGTTCATGTTCTTCGCGTCGCGGCGTCAGAAGAAGGCGATGCAAGCCACCATCGACCTGCACAACTCGCTGCAGGTCGGCGACCGCATCCACACCACATCGGGCCTGCAGGGCACGATCACCGGCATCGGTGAGGACTATGTGGACCTCGAGATCGCCCCGGGTGTGGTCACCACCTGGATGAAGCTGGCTGTGCGCGACCGCATCACCGACGACGACACCGACGCCGAGGACGAGTACGACGATCTCGAGGACTCCGGTGACGACCTGGGCGCCCGGTCCTCGGCCACCGAGATCTCGGATCGGCCCAACACCAAAGAGTGACGACGAGGGTCACAGAACAAGCACGTACCCTTTGCGGTGCTGACGAACTGATCTCGAGGAGACCCTGAAACGTGGCATCGTCTTCGACGCCGGTGCACCCTGCGCGCTACCTGGTCCTGTTCCTGGTATTGCTCATCGGTGCCTACCTGCTGGTGTTCCTGACCGGGGACAAAGAGCCCGATCCCAAGCTCGGCATCGACCTGCAGGGCGGGACCCGGGTGACGCTGACCGCGCGCACGCCGGACGGCAGCGCGCCCACCCGCGAATCGCTCAACCAGGCCCAGCAGATCATCAGCGCGCGCGTCGACGGTCTCGGCGTGTCGGGTTCCGAGGTCATCATCGACGGGCAGAACCTGGTGATCACCGTGCCGGGCAACGACGGCAGCGAAGCCCGCAGCCTCGGGCAGACGGCGCGTCTGTACATCCGGCCCGTCATCCACGCGATTCCCGCCGAGGGGGCCATGCCGCCGGGTCAAGAGGAGGGTCCAGCGGGACTGCCGCAGGGCTCATTGCCGGGCCTGCCGCAGGGTCTGCCCGGCATGCCGCCCGGCGCGGCGCCCGGACAACCCGCCCCGCCCGCCGGGGCGCCCGGACAGCCCCCGCCCGCCGGGGCGCCGGGTGCGGTGCCCGGACAGCCGGCACCGCCGGCCGGTGAGCCGGCGCCGCAGCCCCGCCCGTTCCCCGCCCAGCCCGCCCCGACCCCGACACCGGGTCCCTCCCCGAGTCCGGCACCGCCGGGTCCCGCGCGGCAGTCGCCGGGCGACGCCGCCGAACCCGGTCAGCAGGACGCCCCGCTGGCCACCCGGATCCAGGACGAGAAGCGGCTGCGCCAGAGCAGCGAGCAGGCGATCCAGATCCTGGCGATGCAGTTCCAGGCCACCCGCTGCGGTGACGAGGACGTGCTGGCCGGCAACGACGACCCCAACCTGCCCCTGGTCACCTGCTCGACCGACGGCAACGAGGTCTACCTACTCGACAGCTCGATCATCAACGGCGAGCAGATCGCCAACGCCAGCTCCGGATTGGACCCCCAGCGCGGCGAATACGTCGTCGACGTCGAGTTCAAGAGCGACGCCGCCAAGACGTGGGCGGACTTCACCGCGGCCAACGTGGGCACCCAGACGGCGTTCGTGCTGGACTCGCAGGTGGTCAGCGCCCCGCAGATCCAGGAGCCCATCCCCGGTGGGCAGACCCAGATCACCGGCCAGTTCACCCAGGACACGGCGCGCGAGCTCGCCAACGTCCTCAAATACGGCTCGCTTCCACTGTCGTTCGAGTCGTCGGAAGCAGAGACGGTGTCGGCGACGCTGGGCCTGTCGTCGCTGCGGGCCGGCCTGATCGCCGGCGCCGTCGGGTTGGCGGCGGTGCTGCTGTACTCGCTGCTGTACTACCGCGTGCTGGGCCTGCTGGTGGCGTTGTCGTTGGTGGCCTCGGGCGCCATGGTCTTCGCCATCCTGGTCCTGCTGGGCCGCTACATCGGCTACACGTTGGATCTGGCCGGGATCGCCGGCCTGATCATCGGCATCGGTATGACCGCGGACTCGTTCGTGGTGTTCTTCGAACGAATAAAAGACGAGATCCGGGAAGGACGCTCGTTCCGGTCGGCGGTGCCGCGAGGCTGGACCAGGGCCCGCAAGACGATCCTGTCCGGCAACGCGGTGACGTTCCTGGCCGCCGCGGTGCTGTACTTCCTGGCCATCGGCCAGGTGAAGGGCTTCGCCTTCACCCTGGGGTTGACCACGATTCTCGACGTGGTCGTCGTATTCCTGGTGACCTGGCCGCTGGCCTTCCTCGCCTCGAAGTCCACGACGATGGCCAAGCCCGCGCTCAACGGGCTCGGAGCCGTCCAGCAGATCGCACGCGAACGCCGAGCGGCCGCGCACGCGGCGGGACGGGGCTGAGGCATGGCCAGACGTCAGCGAACAAACGACCCTGTCGACACCCGGGCCACCGGAGTCGAGGCGCCCGACCTGGAATCGGGCACCGCAGCGCCGCGTCGCAACTTCTTCGTGCGGCTCTACACGGGCACCGGCGCGTTCGAGGTCATCGGCAAGCGCAAGCTCTGGTACGGCATCAGCGGCGGCATCGTGCTCATCGCGCTGGCCGCGATCCTGCTGCGCGGCTTCACCTTCGGCATCGACTTCGTCGGCGGCACGAAGGTGTCGTTCCCGCGGGGTGAGGGACAGGCCACCA is a window from the Mycolicibacterium poriferae genome containing:
- the ruvB gene encoding Holliday junction branch migration DNA helicase RuvB; protein product: MGRFSSGTEEPEDSDEREVTPALTVGEGDIDASLRPRSLGEFIGQPRVREQLQLVLEGAKNRGGTPDHILLSGPPGLGKTSLAMIIAAELGSSLRVTSGPALERAGDLAAMLSNLVEHDVLFIDEIHRIARPAEEMLYLAMEDFRVDVVVGKGPGATSIPLEVAPFTLVGATTRSGALTGPLRDRFGFTAHMDFYEPTELERVLARSAGILGIELGAEAAAEIARRSRGTPRIANRLLRRVRDYAEVRADGVITRDIAKYALEVYDVDELGLDRLDRAVLTALTRSFGGGPVGVSTLAVAVGEEATTVEEVCEPFLVRAGMIARTPRGRVATALAWTHLGMTPPSGAVGLGQGGLFD
- the car gene encoding carboxylic acid reductase, which encodes MTHHDPDPQIVDRITELRSTDPQFAAAMPDEAVSSALDRPDMRLPDIIATVLDGYAERPALGQRAIEFTTDPQSGRITPRLLPHFDTVTYGELSRRIGALAAALDDVAAGDRVALLGFTSVDYTTIDMTLATIGAVSVPLQTSSALSALAPIVAETEPVLIASAVDHLGDAVELALTTPTVSRIIVFDARLELDDHREEVAAARNTLRQNSANTVELTTIGDLVQRGADLPPRTPTIATDDNPLALLIYTSGSTGAPKGAMYPERLAAGAWRQSFRANWGDHSSAPSITLNFLPMSHMMGRGLLYGTLGAGGTAYFSARSDLSTFLEDLALVRPTQLSFVPRIWDTIRNEFDTILGKRADHDAAAVFAQMRTEVLGGRYVTAMTGSAPLSPEMTAFAEELLGIHLVDGYGSTEAGAVFVDGQVQRPPVSDYTLLDVPELGYFHTDRPYPRGELLVKSETLIPGYYRRPEVTAAMFDADGYYRTGDIVAEVGPDHLVYLDRRNNVVKLSQGEFVAVSALEAGFTDSPLIRQIYLYGNSARPYLLAVVVPTEEALAASDPKSAVAESLHEVARTGGLQSFEIPRDFLIETTPWTTENGMLTGIRKLARPKLKERYGDQLETLYAELAAEQSDELQSLRRDGGQGPVQDTVVRAAAALLGATSTDIAPDAHFTELGGDSLSALTFANLLADVFDVEVPVSVIVSPANDLAALAAYIDAVREPGGTRPTFASVHGAGAPQAHARDLTLDRFLDAPTLAAATALPGPSAQIRTVLLTGATGFLGRYLALDWLQRMQLVGGTVICLVRGRDDTAARDRLDRTFDSGDPDLLAHYLEMADGHLEVLAGDKGEPDLGLDASTWQRLADTVDLIVDPAALVNHVLPYRELFGPNVVGTAELIKLALTSKLKPFVYTSTIGVAVGIEPGRFTEDGDIRQISATRAVDDDLATGYANGYSNSKWAGEVLLREANEQFGLPVSVFRCDMILADTSYAGQLNLPDMFTRLMLSLVATGIAPDSFYELDAEGRRQRAHYDGLPVEFIAEAISTLGPLTGSAFETYHVMNPYDDGIGLDEFVDWLIDSGAPVRRIGGYQMWLTRFETAMRALPERQRQGSLLPLLHNYQHPETPLRGSVAPTDRFRAAVQEAKIGPDKDIPHVSRDIIAKYVSDLRLLGLLDR
- a CDS encoding aminobutyraldehyde dehydrogenase yields the protein MTTVQNFIDGQRVDSSSGATMPLIDPSTGEQYGTAPVSNEQDIDTAYAAAAKAFKDWKKTTPGQRQKALLDFAEDVEKAAEDLVAAEGRNCGKPNHVTMAEEIPAMVDQIRFFAGAARVLEGKSAGEYMADHTSWIRREPVGVIGQVAPWNYPMMMAIWKICPALAAGNTVVIKPSDTTPVTTVMLAELMAKHVPAGVLNVVTGDRVTGSNLVAHPTPEMVAITGSVAAGKAVAVSAGGNLKRTHLELGGKAPVVVFDDADIAAAAEGIATAAYFNAGQDCTAATRVLASASIAADLTAALAEQAKGATTTFGRPADDEDAWVPPVNNVNQMERVLSFFEDVPAHATVAVGGNRQGDKGFYVEPTVVGGLRQDDRMIQQEIFGPVITVQSFGDEDEAIAWSNGVEFGLASSVWTKDVSRAIRVSNALDFGCVWINTHIPLVAEMPHGGFKSSGHGKDLSMYGLEDYTRIKHVMAYTG
- the gabT gene encoding 4-aminobutyrate--2-oxoglutarate transaminase, with translation MSTVEQSRHLATAIPGPRSSELIARKNAAVSRGVGTTMPVYAARAFGGIVEDVDGNRLIDLGSGIAVTTIGNASPRVVAAVSDQAANFTHTCFMVTPYAGYVAVAESLNRLTPGSEEKRSALFNSGSEAVENAVKIARSYTGKQAVVAFDHAYHGRTNLTMALTAKSMPYKHGFGPFAPEVYRAPLSYPFRDAEFGKELATDGELAARRAITVIDKQVGAANLAAVVIEPIQGEGGFIVPAEGFLPTLLAWCRANDVVFIADEVQTGFARTGAMFACEHEGIVPDLIVTAKGIADGMPLSAVTGRAEIMDAPHVSGLGGTYGGNPVACAAALATIETIEADGLVARAAQIESLMKDTLFRLQAEDDRIGDVRGRGAMIAVELVKAGTTEPDAELTRALCAAAHQAGVIVLSCGTFGNVLRFLPPLSISDELLREALDVLELILRDL
- the yajC gene encoding preprotein translocase subunit YajC — its product is MDLLVFLPLLIIMGAFMFFASRRQKKAMQATIDLHNSLQVGDRIHTTSGLQGTITGIGEDYVDLEIAPGVVTTWMKLAVRDRITDDDTDAEDEYDDLEDSGDDLGARSSATEISDRPNTKE
- the secD gene encoding protein translocase subunit SecD; the protein is MASSSTPVHPARYLVLFLVLLIGAYLLVFLTGDKEPDPKLGIDLQGGTRVTLTARTPDGSAPTRESLNQAQQIISARVDGLGVSGSEVIIDGQNLVITVPGNDGSEARSLGQTARLYIRPVIHAIPAEGAMPPGQEEGPAGLPQGSLPGLPQGLPGMPPGAAPGQPAPPAGAPGQPPPAGAPGAVPGQPAPPAGEPAPQPRPFPAQPAPTPTPGPSPSPAPPGPARQSPGDAAEPGQQDAPLATRIQDEKRLRQSSEQAIQILAMQFQATRCGDEDVLAGNDDPNLPLVTCSTDGNEVYLLDSSIINGEQIANASSGLDPQRGEYVVDVEFKSDAAKTWADFTAANVGTQTAFVLDSQVVSAPQIQEPIPGGQTQITGQFTQDTARELANVLKYGSLPLSFESSEAETVSATLGLSSLRAGLIAGAVGLAAVLLYSLLYYRVLGLLVALSLVASGAMVFAILVLLGRYIGYTLDLAGIAGLIIGIGMTADSFVVFFERIKDEIREGRSFRSAVPRGWTRARKTILSGNAVTFLAAAVLYFLAIGQVKGFAFTLGLTTILDVVVVFLVTWPLAFLASKSTTMAKPALNGLGAVQQIARERRAAAHAAGRG